The bacterium sequence ATTCACCTCCATGACCACCTCCTTCGCCTTCTCCACGAAGTCTAATTTGAGAGCCTGTATCTACTCCGGCGGGAATTTTAACGCTTATCGTTCGCGTTCTTGATATTTTGGCTCGTCCCTGGCATCGTTCACAGGGTGTAGTAATAATCATTCCCTCGCCATAGCATTTATCACAGGTTTTAGCAATAGAAAAAAATCCTTGAGTATATCTCACCTGTCCAGCGCCTTTACAGGCAGGGCATTCTTTTTTCCCAACACCGGGTTTCCCACCAGTTCCATCGCAGATAGGGCACACCTCATTACGGTCAATGGTAATTTTTCTCTCACAGCCGAATGCGGCTTCTTTTAAGGTAATTTCGAGGTCATATCTTAAATCTGCACCTCGATAAACCCTTTTTGTTCGTGCTGTTCGACCTGTTCCAAAGAAATCTCCAAATCCTCCGCCAAAAAAACTACTTAAAATATCTTCAATGTCTGAAAAATGTGTAAAATCAGACCAGGTAAATCCCCTATCACCAAAGATATTTTTCATCCCTTCATGACCAAACTGGTCATATTGAGTGCGTTTTTGCGGGTCGCTTAAAACCTCATAAGCCTCAGCTATCTCCTTAAACTTCTCCTCTGCTTCTTTTTTATTATCTGGATTGACATCAGGATGATACTTTTTGGCTAACCGGCGATAAGCATTCTTTATCTCATCGACAGACGCATTTTTATTTACCTCTAAAACTTCATAATAATCTCTTTTTTTAGTCAAAATTTACTACACCTTCGCCTTTTTAGCATTCAGCCCTGTCT is a genomic window containing:
- the dnaJ gene encoding molecular chaperone DnaJ — protein: MLTKKRDYYEVLEVNKNASVDEIKNAYRRLAKKYHPDVNPDNKKEAEEKFKEIAEAYEVLSDPQKRTQYDQFGHEGMKNIFGDRGFTWSDFTHFSDIEDILSSFFGGGFGDFFGTGRTARTKRVYRGADLRYDLEITLKEAAFGCERKITIDRNEVCPICDGTGGKPGVGKKECPACKGAGQVRYTQGFFSIAKTCDKCYGEGMIITTPCERCQGRAKISRTRTISVKIPAGVDTGSQIRLRGEGEGGGHGGESGDLYVVIFVKEDKTFIREDNNIICELPISFSQAALGTEINVPTIDGERIKMKIPPGTQTHKIFRLKGKGIHSLHGYGRGDQFVRVIVVTPTQLTEKQKQLFEELGRISGSEIKTDKGFFDKFKDAFGG